CTTCAGGAGCTGGAACTGCCCCATGGATTATTTTGGCCCACATATCTTCGGTTATCTGATTGCCACGCTGCACGCTCTCGGCCTGATCGCCGCCATCCATGCCGTGCTGACCGTACGGACCGCCCAGGGCGCCATCGCCTGGGCCCTGTCGCTGCTGTTCATGCCGTACCTGACCCTCATCCCCTACCTGGTGTTCGGCCGCAGCACCTTCGACGCCTATATCCAGGCCCGGCGCCAGGCCAACCTGGAAATGCGCAAGGCGATCAACGACCTGAACTGGCGGCCCTGGGTCGAGGAAGCCTTGAGCGCGCGCGCCTCCAGGGCCTACACCTCGCTGCGGGCGATGCCCAAGCTGGGGCGCATGCCCTGCCTGGCCAGCAACCATGTGCAATTGCTGGTCAATGGCGAGGCCACGTTCGAGGCGATTTTCACCGCCATCGAGCAAGCGCGCACCGCGGTGCTGATCCAGTTCTTCATCATCCACGACGACGATCTGGGCCGCCGCCTGCAACAGCTGCTGCTGAAAAAAGCCGGCGAAGGCGTGGCGATCCATCTGCTCTACGACCGCATCGGCAGCCATTCCCTGCCACATTCCTATGTACAACCGCTACGAGACGCCGGCATCCAGGTGCATGCCTTCGCCACCCGCAGCGGCTGGCTCAACCGTTTCCAGGTCAACTTTCGCAATCACCGCAAGATCGTGGTCGTGGACGGCCTGCTGGGGTTTGTCGGCGGGCACAACGTAGGCGACGAATACCTGGGCAAGAAACCGCCACTGGCGCCCTGGCGCGATACCCATGTGGCGGTCAGCGGCCCGGTGGTGGCCTGCCTGCAGGAGTCCTTCGCCGAAGACTGGTTCTGGGCTTCGCGGCAATTGCCGCCGCTGATCCTGCCCGACACCTACCCCGACGACGGCGTGCTGTGCCAGTTGCTCGCCAGCGGCCCGGCAGACCCGTACGAGACCTGTTCGCTGTTCTTTGTCGAAGCCATCCACGCGGCCACCGAACGGGTCTGGCTCACCAGCCCCTACTTCGTTCCCGACGAAGCCGTCTTCTCCGCCTTGCGCCTGGCGGTCCTGCGGGGGGTGGACGTGCGCATCCTCCTGCCGTCGCGTGCGGACCACAAGATCGTCTACGCAGCCTCCAGCCTGTACGCCTTCGAAGCGGTGCGCGCCGGCGTGCGGGTGTTTCGTTACCAGCCGGGTTTCCTGCACCAGAAGGTGGTGCTGATCGACAGCGAAATCAGCGCGATCGGCAGCGCCAACCTGGACAACCGCTCGTTCCGCCTGAATTTCGAGGTGATGCTGCTGACCGTGGACGACGCCTTCGCCAGCGAGGTGGAGCACATGCTCAACCTCGATTTCGAGCGCTCTCGCGAAATCGCCAAGGAAGAAAGCCGGGAAACCCACCGCCTGCAACAACTTGGCATGCGAGTCGCCCGGCTTATTTCACCGATTCTCTAGGCACTGCACGCAGCGCCTGGGGCGCTTCATGGGTAGTACAGGTCGTCGCGGGTCCAGGGCAGTTCGTGGCTGCCATCAGCGTGTGGCTTGAGCGCGAGAATCTGGTGCAGGTTGATCCAGCCGCGGGCAAAGGCGTAGGCGCAGCCGGCCAGGTACAGGCGCCAGATCCGCAGGGCCTGTTCCGGCACCATCCGCGCGGCGGCTTCCAGGTTGTCCTCCAGGCGCTCGCTCCAGTGGTCCAGGGTGCGGGCGTAGTGCAGGCGCAGGCTTTCCACGTCGACGATTTCCAGCCCCGCTTCGCTGATCTCGGCAGAAATCATCGCCAGATGCGGCAGCTCGCCGTTGGGGAATACGTATTTCTCGATGAAGTCGCCGGCGCCGCGGCCCACGGGGCGTCCGTCGGTGTGCTTGGCGGTGATCCCGTGGTTCATCACCAGGCCACCTTCGCGCACCGCGCCGAACAGGGTCTTGCAGTACTGCGCCAGGTTGGCGTGGCCCACGTGCTCGAACATGCCGACGCTCACCACCTTGTCGAAACGGCCGTCCTGGGGCAGGTCACGGTAATCCAGTAACTGCAGCTCCACCTGGTCCTGCAAGCCTTCGGCGACTACCCGCTCCCTGGCCAGCGCCAGTTGTTCCTTGCTCAGGGTGATACCGAACACCTTGACCCCGAATTCCCGCGCCGCATACCGCGCCAGGCCGCCCCAGCCACAGCCGACATCCAGCAGGTATTCGCCGGGCTGCAGGCGCAGCTTGCGGCACAGGTGACGGAACTTGGCTTGCTGGGCCTGTTCCAGGCTCTCGCTGCCGGTCTCGAAATAGGCGCAGGAATAGGCCATGTCGCTGTCGAGCCACAGCTGATAGAACTCGTTGGAAAGGTCGTAGTGATAGGAGATGGCCGCCGCGTCGGTGGCCTTGTCGTGCAGGGTGCGCACTGGCAGGGTGTCGTCCTCGCCTTCCAGCAGCGCCTGGCTCAATTCATCGCAGACCCGGATGACTTCGCTGATCGACCCTTCCAGTTCCAGCTTGCCCTCGACGAACGCCGCCCCCAGCGAGTCGAGAGTGGGATGGGTGAGCTGGCTGACCAGTTGCGGGTCCTTGACCACAATGGTGACGCTGGGCGCCGGCCCCAGGTTGAATTCATGGCCGTCCCAGAGCCGCAGGCGTAGTGGCAATTGCAGATTCTGTAAGGCCGGTGGAAGTTGCGCGAGCATGGAATATCCCCCCTTGTTTCAGACGTCTGAGTGAGGTTAGACCATACTGAAAAAATAGCAGGCTATCGATCTGATAGCCGAAATTCATCAATACCGGTCCTGCAACAATCCCTGTCGACCTCCTGCCTGAGCCAGCCAACCCTGTGGTGAGCCGGCCTCTTCTCAGGGGACCACCAACCCGGCGCACAGTTCTACAAAGTTGCAGCCGGGGCGTTTTCCCTGCCGCACGCGGCTAACGGGGATCGCCCTCCTCGAGCTTGAGCAGCGGCTCCTGGAACCGCAACAGCCGGCCGGCATTGCCCAGTACCAGCAAGGTGCTGAGGTTATGCAGCACCGCCGCGATCATCGCCCCCGCCGCGCCGAGCCAGCCGAACGCGGCGAAGGCGACGATGGCCAGGGTCCAGCCAAGGCCGATGATCACATTCACCTGTAGCGTCTGCCGGCACTGGCGGCTCAGGCGCACACAGGTGCCGAGGCGCCGCAGGTCGCTGCCGATCAGCACCACATCGGCCGACGCCAGGGCGATGTCCGCCCCGCCCGCGCCCATCGCCACGCCGACCACGCCGGCCTTGAGCGCCAGGGAATCGTTGATCCCGTCGCCCACCACCATCGGCCGGAAACCCTTGTCGATTTCCCCCAGCACGCGATCGAGCTTGTCTTCCGGCAGCGCCTGGGCCTCGACCTCGGCGATACCGACCTCCTGCGCCAGGTCATCGGCCACGCTCTGGCGGTCGCCGGTCAGCAGCAACTGGCGCCCCAGGCCCAGACCGCGCAATTCGTCGAGGGCCAGGCGCGCCTCCGGCTTGACGCTGTCGGCCAGCAACAGCCAGGCGAGAAATTCGCCGTCCAGCGCCAGCCCGGCAATCGGCCCGCCATGCTCGGGCACCGCCGTGGTGACGATGCCGAGTTGCGCGAACAGCTCGGGCCGCCCCAGGGCCGCCTCGCCTTGTTCGGTACGCGCCACCACGCCCAGCCCCTGGCGCTCGCGGATGTCCGACAGCAGCAGGAACTGGTCCTGGGTCACCAGAGCGGCCAGTGCCCGGCTGACCGGATGGCTGCTGGCCGAACCGAGGCTGGCCGCCAGTTGCAGCAACCGCTGGCGGTCTTCGCGCGGGCCGTCGATGGCTTGCAGGCGCAAGGTGCCGAAGGTCAGGGTGCCGGTCTTGTCCACCACCAGCGAGGTCAGGTCCGCCAGCTCTTCGAGGAAGGCCGAACTGCGGATCAGGATGCCATGGCGCGCCGCCACGGCGATCCCGGCAATCGCCGTGGCCGGCGCCGACAGCACCAGCGCGCAGGGACAGGCCGCCACCAGCACCGCGAGCATGGCCTGGGCATCGTTGGTGATGAACCAGGTCACCGCCGCCAGCAGCAGCACCAGCACCATGTAGCTGCCGGCATATCGCTCCAGCAGCCGGGTGATCGGCGGCTTGGCACGCTCGGCGCTCTGCATCAGCGCAATGACCTTGCCCAGGGTCGATTCGTGGCCGGTGCGGGTCACCTCCAGGCGCAACAGGCCGTCGAGGTTGATCGCCCCGCCGAACACCTGCATGCCCACTTCGGCTTCCAGCGGCACCGATTCGCCGGTGATCGGCGCGGTGTCGAGGCTGGCCTGCCCGGACAGCACCAGGCCGTCGGCGGGCACCCGGTCGCCGGCGCGCACCTCGACGATATCGCCGGCCTTGAGCGTGGCGTTATCCACTTCCAGGACGCTGCCATCGGCCTGCACCAGCCGCGCATGGCTGCGGGTCAGGCGGCCCAGGGCATGGATCGCCTCCTGGGAGCCGATGACGCTGCGCTCTTCCAGCACATGACCGAAGATCATGATGATCGGCAGCAGCGCCGCGGTCAGCAGATCGCCCGTGGCCCAGGCGCCAAGCATGGCCAGGGCGATCAATTGGTCGGTGATGCCGTGCAGGCTCGGGTAACGCAGGCTGTACCAGGCCGAGCGCATCACCGGCAGCGCCACCAGCAGCGAGGCGAAGCCCAGCAGCAACTGGCTGACGCCGGTCTGTTCCGGGGCCAGCCAGCGCCAGACCAGGCCCAGGCCGAGCAGCCCCAGCGCCAGCATGGCCAGGGTCAGCTGGCGCGCGGCGCTGCGTTGTTCGGCAGAGGTCAGCATGCTCGCCGGGGCGGCATGAGTATGGGCAGTCATGGTTGGGCTCCCTGAATGATCAGCCGGGAATCGTCTTGAGGGTTGACCGTGGTCACCGAGCCCGCCTGGCCGAGGATTTTCGGCAGCCGCTCACGATAAAGGCGCAGCAGCATTTCCGGGTCGGTGCCGTTGCGTTGCGCCAGGGCCAGGCTCTGGATGGTCGCGGTGTCGGCCTGGGCCTTGGCTAGGCGTTCGCCGGCCTGGGCATGGGCCACCTGCAAGGTGCGGTCGGCCTGTTCGTTGGCGCTTTGCGTGAGTTTCTCGGCTTCGGTACGGGCGTTGGCCACCGCCTTGTCAGCCTGTTGGCTGGCGGTCAGCACGGCGTTGAAAGCGCTGACCGCCGGCTCCGGCAAACTCGACTGGACGTCGACCCGGGTCACTTCGATACCGATCCCCTGCCCGGTCGCCGCCAGGTCCGCCAGGCGCTGGTTGATGCCCTGCACCAGGTCGCCGCGCAACCGCTCACGGCGCTCGGCCGCCTGGTTGTCGGCACCGATCAGTTCCGGGCGCGCCACCAGGATGGTGTCGAGATCCCGCGCCGCCGTCAGCGCCAGGGCGCTGCGGGTCACTAGCCGATCCAGCGCGGGCAGCACATGCTCGCCCTGCAATACGAAGGCATAGGGTTCGCTGACTTTATAGAAGACCCGCACATCGAGCTGCACCACTCCGGCGTCGCCGGTCAGCAGGTAACCGGAGCCCGCCAGGGCATCGCTCAACGGCACGGCAAAACTCGCCACCTTGTCCCCTTTCAGCGCCGCCTCGGAACGCAGCAGGCTCTCGACCCGCCGTTCGATCACCCGGTCCGCCGCGGGCAACAGCACCACCTGCTCGAACGGTTGCGGCCAGGCCAGCAACAGGCCGGCGTTCTGGATCCGGTCCAGCGCGCCGAAATGCAATACCACCGCGCGATTCTGCGGGTCGATCTGCCGCACATTGGAAAACGCCCAGGCCAATGCTGCCAGCACAGTCACCGCATACAGGGCGAGAAATGCCAGGCGCCCAGCCTGAATCCAGGGGCTGGAAAGTTCATGTGTTCCACGTGGAACCACACTCATGGTTGCGCCCCGCCGGCTTTGTTGCCGAGTGTCGGCGGGCCGTCCACCAGCACCCGGAACGGCGCGGCGTCGGTGCGCAGGATCAGCTTGGTGCCGGGGGTCACCACCGTGCCCAGGGTGTCCAGCGAGCGCAGCAGGTTATACAGCTGCGGGGCACCTGCGTAGGCACGGCCGTAGATCTGTGCCGCCTGCACCCGCGATTGGGCTTCGATATCCGCTGCCTTTACCGTGGCATCGGCCTGGACGATGCGCGCATCGCGCTCGGCGGCGGAGCGAATCTGCGCCGCCTCGCGCTTGCCGATGGCCGTGCGTTCGGTGGCGATGGTTTCCCGCTCGGCGCGCATGCGGTCGACGGTGGCGGTCAGGGTCACCGAAGGCAGGGTCAGGCGTTCCACACCGACTTGCAGCACCCGCACGCCATAGGTGCTGAGCAATTGCTGCTCGATCTGCTTGCGCAATTGGGCTTCGAAGTCGGCGATACGCACTTTGCCGGCATCGGTATTCACCAGGTTGGCCAGGTCGAAACTGCTGGCGGTGGTTTCCAGGGCCGAGCCGACAAAGGTGCGGATCTGCCGCGCCGCTTCGTCCGGCTGGTTCTGCACCGCACGCATGAAGCGCTGCACGTTGGCCGGATCGCCCTGTACCTGCCACGCCACATAGGCCTGGACGATGATGCGCAGGCCGTCGCGGGTGCCGACATCCTGCAAGCCGCTGGAGGTGGTGCGCAGGCGCAGGTCCACCGGGATCGCCGCTTCGAACGGCGCCGGCCAGCGCCAGCCGAGCCCCGGCTCCAGCAGCACTCGCGCCGGGTTGCCGAAACGGGTGATGACCGTGGCTTCGCCGGAGCGCACCTGCACCAGGCTCGCCGCGGCGATGGCGAACAGCACCAGCAGCAGCGCCCAGGCCATGCGCCGCCAGGGGAAAGGCCCCGCCTCTTCAGGCGCACCGTGATGGTGATGATGGTGATGCCCGTGATGGTGATGGCCACCGTGGCCGTGATCGTGATCGTGGCCGGCGTGATCCTGATGATCGTGGGTATGGGACTGGCTCAATGGACGGCTCCTGGCTGAGCGGTTTTACCCGGCACCGAAGGCTCGGTCGGCAAAGTGAAGGTACGCAAGTCGAGGGTTGGCGCACTGGCGCCTCCCAGGCGGTGGTCGAGTATCAGCAACCGGGCGTTGCCGAGGCCCTGGCTCAATTGGCTCAGGTACTGCTCCAGCACGAACGCCTGGCCGGCGCTGGCGTAGGCTTTCTGTTCGGCGCCAAAACGCAGGTCGGCGGCTTGCGCCGTGGCCTGTACTTCATGAGCCGTGGCCTGGGCCTGGTCCTGGGCGACGCTGGCTTGCAGCTGTGCCTGGTTGGTCTGCTCGCTGGCCGCGCCGCGCTCGCGGGCAATCAGCGCCTGGGCGCCGATCTGCGCCGCCTGGACCCCGTGATAGGCATTGGCGGCACCCGCTGGCGGGTGGATGGCCTCGACCACGGTGGCGAGAATTTCCACGCCGCTGTCGAGCTGGCGCAGGTCGGCCTGCACCGCCTGGCCGATGTCTTGTGCCAGGCGGGTGCGGTCCTCGCCCAGCAGGCCGTCGAGGGTCCGCGCGGCGAAGTCGTGCACCAGGATGCGGCTGGCGGTACTGCGAATCAGCATCGCGATATCGGCGCTGTTGTAGGTCGCCGCCAGCGCGGATTCATCGTCCAGGCCGATGCGATAGACGAAACGCACGTCCATGTTGACGATCTGGAAGCTCTGCTTGTCGGCGCTGCCGCTGGCGATCACCTGGGACTTGTCGTTGACATGGCTGGCGTCCCACAAGCGGTTGGCCACCGTGGGCGGCGGACCTTCGGCCGGCGCCGGCTCGACCGCCACAGGCGCCTCGCCGACGCTGGTGGCCAGCTCGTGGACCACGCCGTTCTCGACGCTCAATACACGCCCCAGCGGCCACGGCAGACCGGCATGCAAACCCGGGCCGAAGACCGTCACCGGTTTGCCGAAACGCTCGTAGATACCCCGCCCCTGCAACGGCACTTCGTGCAGGCCGGTCAGCAACCAGCCCACCCCGAGCACCACCAGCAGCACCGGCCAGAAGGCCCGGCGCATATAAGTGAATGCCCAGATCTGCCGCAGATCGATGCCGAAGCGGTTGTGCAGTTCGTGTTGCAGGGCCAGCAAGGGCCGCGGCGGCCAGCGCAACAGATCGGCGATCACGCTGTGGGCCAGCATGCGCGGCTCCAGTTGCTCGCGGCGCGGGCTGAACAGCGACAGCACCGCGCGCAGCAGAAACTCCAGGGCCACCAGCGCCGGCAACGCCCCGATCGCCACACCCAGGCGCACCGGCCACAGCGCCGTATCGCTGCTGAACAACAGGCACAGCGCCGCCAGCACCAGGCCGATGATCGCCACCCGCGCCAACTGCGCCAGCGTCGCGGCTTCCGGCCATTGGGCGGCGAGTTCCTGGCTCAACTGGCGCTCGAACACCAACAGGGCGAACGCCAGCAACAGCGCCAGCACCGCGCCGACATTGCCCGCCAGGCCCAGGGGCGCCGCGGGCAGGCTCAGGTTCCACGCCTGTTCGACCAGCACCAGTACCAGCAGGGCCCAGCCGCCCAGCCACAAGGTCGGCGCGCCGATCTGCGCCAGCAGGGCGGAACCGCGGCGGCCCATCCCTTCCAGCAGACGTTCGTACCAACCGTCATCGGGTGGCGGTTCGTCCGCCACCGGCGCCGGCGTCGGCGCGCTGTCTGGCGCCTGCAACGCATTCGCCCGCCAGCCGCTGACCCAGCCCGCCGCCTGCAACCCGGCGACCAGCACCAGCAAGGCGGCGGCCAGATTGACCAGCAACGCCGGCCATAAGGACAAAGGGGCGAACAGTTCGATGAAGAACGCCATGACCAGCCCTGCCCCGGCCAATCCCGCCAGCCCGATGCCCCAACGCTTCAGGCGGCGCCCATGAAAGGCCGCGCGCTGAAACCTGGGCAAGGCTTCGACCCCCGCCCCTTCTGTCTCAAGATCGACTTGCATACCACCCCGACGCCGGTCGTTAACCCGTTACGGCCTGTGGATAACTCTTCCACCTGGCCGCTGTTTTTTGTCACATATCGTTACGATATAACAATGGTAGTGAAATTTTCGTCTCACACCTATGCCTTTATTTGCCCTGAGCGCGTCACAAAGCCAGGTAAAACCGGCGCGCCGCAGATGCCAGCCAGGGGCATCTGTGACCATAATTCGCTCGCCTCTTTTTGTGACAAGGAAACGTCCAGCCATGCCTTCGATCTACCAGCTCAAACCGCGCTTCCAGAATCTGTTGCGGCCAGGGGTCCAGCGCCTGTACGACAACGGCACCACGGCCAACCAGATCACCGTGCTGGCGGGGGTGGTGTCCGTGCTGGTCGGTGCCCTGATCGCCTGCTTCGCCAGTCATTCCTGGCTGTTTATCCTGATTCCCCTGTGGATGATCCTGCGCATGGCGCTGAATGCCATCGACGGCATGCTGGCCCGGGAATTCGGCCAGCAATCGCATCTGGGCGCCTACCTCAACGAATTGTGCGACGTCGTGGCCGACAGCGCGCTGATCCTGCCTTTCGCGCTGATTCCCGGTGTCAGCCCGCTGCTGGTCGTCGGCGTGGCGCTGCTGGCGCTGTTCAGCGAATACGCCGGCGTGCTGGGGCCGATGGTCGGTGCCTCGCGTCGCTACGATGGGCCCATGGGCAAGAGCGACCGGGCCTTCGTGCTCGGCGTGCTGGCCACCGGCATCGCCCTGGGCTGGCTCGGCGCCGCCTGGATCAACGGCGTGCTGGCGCTGGTCGCCGCGCTGTTGATCTACACCCTGGTCAACCGGGTTCGCCAGGGTCTGCTCCAGGCACAAGGACAAGAACCAGCGGTACGGCAGCCA
This portion of the Pseudomonas sp. MRSN 12121 genome encodes:
- the cls gene encoding cardiolipin synthase, which produces MDYFGPHIFGYLIATLHALGLIAAIHAVLTVRTAQGAIAWALSLLFMPYLTLIPYLVFGRSTFDAYIQARRQANLEMRKAINDLNWRPWVEEALSARASRAYTSLRAMPKLGRMPCLASNHVQLLVNGEATFEAIFTAIEQARTAVLIQFFIIHDDDLGRRLQQLLLKKAGEGVAIHLLYDRIGSHSLPHSYVQPLRDAGIQVHAFATRSGWLNRFQVNFRNHRKIVVVDGLLGFVGGHNVGDEYLGKKPPLAPWRDTHVAVSGPVVACLQESFAEDWFWASRQLPPLILPDTYPDDGVLCQLLASGPADPYETCSLFFVEAIHAATERVWLTSPYFVPDEAVFSALRLAVLRGVDVRILLPSRADHKIVYAASSLYAFEAVRAGVRVFRYQPGFLHQKVVLIDSEISAIGSANLDNRSFRLNFEVMLLTVDDAFASEVEHMLNLDFERSREIAKEESRETHRLQQLGMRVARLISPIL
- the cfaB gene encoding C17 cyclopropane fatty acid synthase CfaB, whose protein sequence is MLAQLPPALQNLQLPLRLRLWDGHEFNLGPAPSVTIVVKDPQLVSQLTHPTLDSLGAAFVEGKLELEGSISEVIRVCDELSQALLEGEDDTLPVRTLHDKATDAAAISYHYDLSNEFYQLWLDSDMAYSCAYFETGSESLEQAQQAKFRHLCRKLRLQPGEYLLDVGCGWGGLARYAAREFGVKVFGITLSKEQLALARERVVAEGLQDQVELQLLDYRDLPQDGRFDKVVSVGMFEHVGHANLAQYCKTLFGAVREGGLVMNHGITAKHTDGRPVGRGAGDFIEKYVFPNGELPHLAMISAEISEAGLEIVDVESLRLHYARTLDHWSERLEDNLEAAARMVPEQALRIWRLYLAGCAYAFARGWINLHQILALKPHADGSHELPWTRDDLYYP
- a CDS encoding heavy metal translocating P-type ATPase — encoded protein: MTAHTHAAPASMLTSAEQRSAARQLTLAMLALGLLGLGLVWRWLAPEQTGVSQLLLGFASLLVALPVMRSAWYSLRYPSLHGITDQLIALAMLGAWATGDLLTAALLPIIMIFGHVLEERSVIGSQEAIHALGRLTRSHARLVQADGSVLEVDNATLKAGDIVEVRAGDRVPADGLVLSGQASLDTAPITGESVPLEAEVGMQVFGGAINLDGLLRLEVTRTGHESTLGKVIALMQSAERAKPPITRLLERYAGSYMVLVLLLAAVTWFITNDAQAMLAVLVAACPCALVLSAPATAIAGIAVAARHGILIRSSAFLEELADLTSLVVDKTGTLTFGTLRLQAIDGPREDRQRLLQLAASLGSASSHPVSRALAALVTQDQFLLLSDIRERQGLGVVARTEQGEAALGRPELFAQLGIVTTAVPEHGGPIAGLALDGEFLAWLLLADSVKPEARLALDELRGLGLGRQLLLTGDRQSVADDLAQEVGIAEVEAQALPEDKLDRVLGEIDKGFRPMVVGDGINDSLALKAGVVGVAMGAGGADIALASADVVLIGSDLRRLGTCVRLSRQCRQTLQVNVIIGLGWTLAIVAFAAFGWLGAAGAMIAAVLHNLSTLLVLGNAGRLLRFQEPLLKLEEGDPR
- the hflK gene encoding protease modulator HflK, producing the protein MSVVPRGTHELSSPWIQAGRLAFLALYAVTVLAALAWAFSNVRQIDPQNRAVVLHFGALDRIQNAGLLLAWPQPFEQVVLLPAADRVIERRVESLLRSEAALKGDKVASFAVPLSDALAGSGYLLTGDAGVVQLDVRVFYKVSEPYAFVLQGEHVLPALDRLVTRSALALTAARDLDTILVARPELIGADNQAAERRERLRGDLVQGINQRLADLAATGQGIGIEVTRVDVQSSLPEPAVSAFNAVLTASQQADKAVANARTEAEKLTQSANEQADRTLQVAHAQAGERLAKAQADTATIQSLALAQRNGTDPEMLLRLYRERLPKILGQAGSVTTVNPQDDSRLIIQGAQP
- the hflC gene encoding protease modulator HflC translates to MSQSHTHDHQDHAGHDHDHGHGGHHHHGHHHHHHHGAPEEAGPFPWRRMAWALLLVLFAIAAASLVQVRSGEATVITRFGNPARVLLEPGLGWRWPAPFEAAIPVDLRLRTTSSGLQDVGTRDGLRIIVQAYVAWQVQGDPANVQRFMRAVQNQPDEAARQIRTFVGSALETTASSFDLANLVNTDAGKVRIADFEAQLRKQIEQQLLSTYGVRVLQVGVERLTLPSVTLTATVDRMRAERETIATERTAIGKREAAQIRSAAERDARIVQADATVKAADIEAQSRVQAAQIYGRAYAGAPQLYNLLRSLDTLGTVVTPGTKLILRTDAAPFRVLVDGPPTLGNKAGGAQP
- the hflK gene encoding protease modulator HflK — encoded protein: MQVDLETEGAGVEALPRFQRAAFHGRRLKRWGIGLAGLAGAGLVMAFFIELFAPLSLWPALLVNLAAALLVLVAGLQAAGWVSGWRANALQAPDSAPTPAPVADEPPPDDGWYERLLEGMGRRGSALLAQIGAPTLWLGGWALLVLVLVEQAWNLSLPAAPLGLAGNVGAVLALLLAFALLVFERQLSQELAAQWPEAATLAQLARVAIIGLVLAALCLLFSSDTALWPVRLGVAIGALPALVALEFLLRAVLSLFSPRREQLEPRMLAHSVIADLLRWPPRPLLALQHELHNRFGIDLRQIWAFTYMRRAFWPVLLVVLGVGWLLTGLHEVPLQGRGIYERFGKPVTVFGPGLHAGLPWPLGRVLSVENGVVHELATSVGEAPVAVEPAPAEGPPPTVANRLWDASHVNDKSQVIASGSADKQSFQIVNMDVRFVYRIGLDDESALAATYNSADIAMLIRSTASRILVHDFAARTLDGLLGEDRTRLAQDIGQAVQADLRQLDSGVEILATVVEAIHPPAGAANAYHGVQAAQIGAQALIARERGAASEQTNQAQLQASVAQDQAQATAHEVQATAQAADLRFGAEQKAYASAGQAFVLEQYLSQLSQGLGNARLLILDHRLGGASAPTLDLRTFTLPTEPSVPGKTAQPGAVH
- a CDS encoding CDP-alcohol phosphatidyltransferase family protein, translated to MPSIYQLKPRFQNLLRPGVQRLYDNGTTANQITVLAGVVSVLVGALIACFASHSWLFILIPLWMILRMALNAIDGMLAREFGQQSHLGAYLNELCDVVADSALILPFALIPGVSPLLVVGVALLALFSEYAGVLGPMVGASRRYDGPMGKSDRAFVLGVLATGIALGWLGAAWINGVLALVAALLIYTLVNRVRQGLLQAQGQEPAVRQPEAVQPNAPTE